The Sulfurimonas lithotrophica genome includes a region encoding these proteins:
- the thrS gene encoding threonine--tRNA ligase translates to MDLDAIALRHNNEIIDLQTAREIGFEGEAIELDNSPEALDVLRHSTAHLMAQAIKNLYPDAMFYVGPTVKEGFYYDFKTSQEIGEGDLKRIEKEMIKLAKKKAEIEKYSISMDEAREKFKDDYLKLEVMKRIPGDTVSIYKQGEFEDLCRGPHLPNVGLIRYFKLLKIAGAYLGGDSKNEMLTRVYGIAFADKESLTAHMDMLREAEKRDHRKIGNEMKLFTFREEIGAGFPLWLPAGARLRSRLEDLLFKAHRKRGYEPVRGPEMLRSDLWKTSGHYQNYGENMYFTEIDEVEFGVKPMNCVGHIKVYEDELHSYRDLPIKYFEYGVVHRHEFTGALHGLFRVREFTQDDAHIFCTADQIEEQIIEVVDFVDKIMTTFEFDYKMMVSTKPEKAVGSDEVWEVSTNALKTAMDKHELAYEIDEGGGAFYGPKIDIKITDAIGREWQCGTIQLDFNLPERFELEYNADDNEKIQPVMIHRAILGSFERFVGILTEHYAGEFPMFIAPTQVAIIPIADTHKEYAKEIQDKLIDIGADSSIYDKNDSLNKRIRTAEKSRVPMLIVIGDEEVNGKTVAVRDRRSREQYNLSLEDFVKLIQTKINEVNF, encoded by the coding sequence ATTGATTTGGATGCTATTGCACTAAGACACAACAACGAAATTATAGATCTTCAAACAGCAAGAGAGATTGGTTTCGAAGGTGAAGCTATAGAGTTGGACAATTCGCCGGAAGCTCTGGACGTACTTCGTCACTCGACTGCACACCTAATGGCTCAAGCTATTAAAAACTTATATCCGGATGCTATGTTTTACGTAGGGCCGACTGTAAAAGAGGGATTTTACTATGACTTTAAAACTAGCCAAGAGATAGGTGAAGGCGACTTAAAACGTATCGAAAAAGAGATGATTAAACTTGCTAAGAAAAAAGCAGAGATAGAAAAATACTCGATTTCGATGGATGAAGCTCGTGAAAAATTTAAAGATGACTATCTTAAACTTGAAGTTATGAAACGTATCCCTGGCGATACGGTAAGCATCTACAAACAAGGTGAGTTTGAAGATTTATGTCGTGGACCACACCTTCCAAATGTTGGACTAATCCGCTACTTTAAACTTCTAAAAATCGCAGGAGCTTACCTTGGAGGAGATTCTAAAAATGAGATGCTGACTCGTGTTTACGGAATCGCATTCGCAGATAAAGAATCTCTAACAGCTCATATGGATATGCTTCGTGAAGCAGAAAAACGCGACCACAGAAAAATAGGTAACGAGATGAAACTTTTCACTTTCCGTGAAGAGATAGGGGCTGGTTTCCCACTATGGCTACCAGCTGGAGCACGTCTTCGCTCACGCCTAGAGGATCTACTTTTCAAAGCCCACCGTAAACGTGGTTATGAACCTGTTCGCGGACCTGAAATGCTAAGAAGCGATTTATGGAAGACATCGGGTCACTACCAAAACTACGGCGAGAACATGTACTTTACAGAGATTGATGAAGTGGAGTTCGGTGTAAAACCTATGAACTGTGTAGGTCATATAAAAGTTTATGAAGATGAACTTCACTCATACCGTGATTTGCCTATTAAGTATTTTGAGTACGGTGTAGTTCACCGCCACGAATTTACCGGTGCACTTCACGGGCTTTTCCGTGTACGTGAGTTTACTCAGGATGATGCGCACATCTTTTGTACGGCTGACCAGATAGAAGAGCAAATTATAGAAGTTGTTGATTTTGTTGATAAGATTATGACTACTTTCGAGTTTGATTATAAAATGATGGTTTCTACAAAACCTGAAAAAGCAGTTGGAAGCGACGAAGTTTGGGAAGTATCTACAAATGCACTAAAAACTGCTATGGATAAACATGAACTTGCTTATGAGATTGATGAGGGCGGTGGAGCTTTTTACGGTCCAAAAATCGATATCAAGATTACAGATGCAATCGGTCGTGAATGGCAATGTGGAACAATCCAGTTGGACTTTAACCTGCCTGAGCGTTTTGAACTTGAATATAATGCGGACGATAATGAAAAAATTCAACCGGTTATGATACACCGTGCAATCTTAGGTTCATTTGAGCGTTTTGTAGGAATTTTAACAGAACATTATGCAGGTGAGTTCCCGATGTTTATAGCTCCTACACAGGTAGCAATAATTCCGATTGCAGATACTCATAAAGAGTATGCTAAGGAAATTCAAGATAAACTTATCGACATTGGTGCCGATAGTAGTATATACGATAAAAACGATTCTTTAAACAAAAGAATCCGTACAGCTGAAAAAAGCCGTGTACCTATGCTAATAGTAATCGGTGATGAAGAAGTTAACGGTAAAACTGTGGCAGTTCGTGATAGACGTTCTCGCGAGCAATATAACTTAAGCTTGGAAGATTTTGTGAAGCTTATACAAACTAAAATTAATGAGGTAAATTTTTGA
- a CDS encoding class I SAM-dependent methyltransferase — MLCKLCNNPVTKISDTRNNWEFLHCENCEFIFKNPSYYVSSEDELKQYNNHNNTMDSPGYVEMFEKFMEDTFLEYIESIKNVLEFGSGPGPVLSELLKQRALNVDIYDKYFSPQKVYEGKEYDLITSTEVIEHIENPKEIFKFFASHIKSGGYLALMTQFHTNVPDEFKKWWYKNDPTHICFFRPYTFEVLARENGFKVLKHDSKKSVLLKKV, encoded by the coding sequence ATGCTGTGCAAACTCTGTAACAATCCAGTAACAAAAATCTCCGATACACGCAATAATTGGGAGTTTCTTCACTGTGAAAATTGTGAATTTATTTTTAAAAATCCTTCCTATTATGTAAGCAGTGAAGACGAGTTAAAACAGTATAATAATCATAATAACACCATGGACTCACCCGGTTATGTTGAGATGTTTGAAAAGTTTATGGAAGATACTTTTTTAGAATATATTGAGAGTATAAAAAATGTTTTGGAATTTGGAAGCGGTCCGGGTCCCGTTTTAAGTGAACTTCTTAAACAACGGGCTTTAAATGTAGATATATATGACAAATATTTTTCTCCTCAAAAGGTTTACGAGGGTAAAGAGTACGATTTGATTACATCAACCGAAGTTATTGAACACATTGAAAATCCAAAAGAGATATTTAAGTTTTTTGCCTCTCATATAAAAAGCGGCGGATACTTAGCACTGATGACTCAATTTCACACTAACGTGCCAGATGAATTTAAAAAATGGTGGTACAAAAATGACCCTACCCATATATGTTTTTTTCGTCCATATACTTTTGAAGTACTAGCACGAGAAAACGGTTTTAAAGTATTAAAACATGATTCTAAAAAAAGCGTGCTATTAAAAAAAGTTTGA
- a CDS encoding type II toxin-antitoxin system RelE family toxin, producing MNIKYSEKSLKDLKSFSHPDRILIVKKIHYLAENFDALKTSKKVTELKGSEFENQYRFVVAKKIRVLFRIEEDEIILLVLRVGFRKSIY from the coding sequence TTGAATATAAAATATTCAGAAAAATCTTTAAAAGATTTAAAATCCTTCTCGCATCCAGATAGGATTCTCATAGTTAAAAAGATTCATTACTTGGCTGAAAATTTTGATGCTTTAAAAACATCAAAAAAAGTAACAGAACTAAAGGGAAGTGAATTTGAAAATCAATACCGTTTCGTAGTGGCTAAAAAAATACGTGTTTTATTTAGAATAGAAGAAGACGAAATTATTTTACTGGTTTTAAGAGTTGGTTTTAGAAAAAGTATATATTAA
- a CDS encoding DUF2721 domain-containing protein: MLIPQDSSVITTVSSLIQLSVAPVFLLAGVAGLLNVFTNRLTRIIDKLEGLDDYVHQKELKDSNYHPSSAVTRRRNNLLKRMQNTNLAIFFATATGLMVALVIISVFFSSLMSFNAETFISILFVLAMVFLIIALLVFVKEIYFTISYIRDKREHIFIE; encoded by the coding sequence ATGCTCATACCACAAGATTCAAGTGTAATAACCACCGTTTCATCTTTAATACAACTCTCTGTAGCCCCCGTTTTTTTACTGGCAGGTGTTGCAGGGCTTTTAAATGTTTTTACTAACAGACTTACTAGAATTATAGATAAACTTGAGGGTTTGGATGATTATGTGCATCAAAAAGAACTTAAAGATTCAAACTATCATCCATCATCTGCCGTAACAAGAAGAAGAAACAATCTTCTTAAGCGTATGCAAAACACCAACTTGGCTATATTTTTTGCAACTGCTACAGGGCTGATGGTAGCATTAGTAATTATCAGTGTATTTTTCAGTTCACTGATGTCTTTTAATGCAGAGACTTTTATATCTATACTTTTTGTATTGGCAATGGTATTTTTGATTATAGCTCTCTTAGTGTTCGTCAAAGAAATCTATTTTACAATCTCTTACATAAGAGATAAGAGGGAACATATATTTATAGAGTAA
- the ilvD gene encoding dihydroxy-acid dehydratase: MRSDIIKKGFDKAPHRSLLRATGLKDEDFDKPFIGIANSYIDIIPGHFFLHEYGEIVKEAIREAGGVPFVFNTIGVDDGIAMGHEGMLYSLPSREIIADSMETVMNAHQLDAMICIPNCDKIVPGMIMGALRINVPTVFVSGGPMAAGHKKDGTPIDLATAFEAVGEHAEGNITDEELYDIECNACPSGGSCSGMFTANSMNTLCEAMGIALPGNGTVLAMTPERIAMVKKAAKRIVELAKEDNPSKNNLRNILNEKAVHNAFVVDMAMGGSSNTVLHMLAIAKEAEVDFDITKINEIAKNVAHIAKISPSLTTVHMDDINKAGGVNAVMNEVSKRGGMLHLDNPTVTGETIGERIADAKILDENIIHTNENAYSPVGGLSILFGNLAEEGAVVKTAGIDPSMRQFKGKAICFNSQPEAIAGIMGHKVKAGDVVVIRYEGPKGGPGMQEMLAPTSLIMGMGLGQSVALITDGRFSGATRGASIGHVSPEAAEGGLIALIEDGDEIELDVDAHLLQLNVDYEILEQRRLHFKPYKNEVKSKWLKRYQLLVSNASNGATLKTEL, encoded by the coding sequence ATGAGAAGTGACATCATCAAAAAAGGGTTTGATAAAGCTCCGCATCGCTCACTGCTTCGTGCAACCGGTTTAAAAGATGAAGACTTTGACAAGCCGTTTATCGGGATTGCAAACTCTTACATAGACATCATTCCGGGACACTTTTTCCTGCATGAGTATGGTGAGATTGTAAAAGAAGCTATCCGTGAAGCGGGTGGTGTGCCGTTTGTTTTTAACACTATAGGTGTTGATGACGGTATAGCTATGGGACATGAGGGTATGCTTTATTCACTTCCATCACGTGAGATTATTGCAGATTCTATGGAGACAGTTATGAACGCTCATCAACTAGATGCTATGATCTGTATCCCTAACTGTGACAAAATCGTTCCGGGTATGATAATGGGTGCATTACGTATCAACGTTCCAACTGTATTTGTATCAGGTGGACCGATGGCTGCAGGACATAAAAAAGATGGTACGCCAATTGACCTTGCTACTGCTTTTGAGGCTGTTGGAGAACACGCTGAAGGAAATATCACTGATGAAGAGTTATACGACATCGAGTGTAATGCTTGTCCTTCTGGCGGTAGCTGTTCAGGTATGTTTACTGCAAATTCTATGAATACTTTATGTGAAGCTATGGGTATCGCACTTCCTGGAAACGGTACGGTTTTAGCTATGACACCTGAGCGTATAGCTATGGTTAAAAAAGCTGCTAAACGTATAGTTGAACTGGCAAAAGAAGATAATCCTTCTAAAAACAATCTTCGCAATATTCTAAACGAAAAAGCCGTTCACAACGCATTTGTAGTTGACATGGCAATGGGTGGAAGCTCAAACACTGTTTTACATATGTTGGCTATTGCAAAAGAGGCTGAAGTTGATTTTGATATCACTAAAATCAACGAAATAGCTAAAAACGTAGCACACATCGCAAAAATCTCACCATCATTAACAACTGTTCATATGGATGACATTAACAAGGCAGGTGGTGTAAATGCAGTTATGAATGAAGTATCTAAACGTGGCGGTATGTTGCATCTGGATAACCCGACAGTTACGGGTGAGACTATAGGCGAGCGTATAGCTGATGCCAAGATATTAGATGAAAATATTATTCACACAAATGAAAATGCTTACAGTCCTGTTGGCGGACTTTCAATCCTTTTTGGTAACTTGGCAGAAGAGGGTGCTGTTGTAAAAACTGCAGGTATTGATCCGTCTATGCGTCAGTTCAAAGGTAAGGCTATCTGTTTTAACTCTCAGCCTGAGGCTATTGCAGGTATTATGGGTCACAAAGTAAAAGCTGGTGATGTCGTAGTTATCCGTTATGAAGGTCCAAAAGGCGGACCGGGTATGCAAGAGATGTTAGCACCTACTTCACTTATCATGGGTATGGGGCTTGGTCAAAGTGTTGCACTTATCACGGACGGTAGATTTTCTGGTGCTACACGCGGAGCTTCTATAGGTCACGTATCTCCTGAAGCTGCCGAGGGTGGTTTAATAGCTCTAATCGAAGACGGTGACGAGATTGAGTTAGACGTAGATGCACACTTACTGCAGTTAAATGTTGATTATGAAATTTTAGAACAAAGAAGACTTCACTTCAAACCTTATAAAAACGAAGTAAAATCTAAATGGTTAAAACGTTATCAACTTCTAGTTTCAAATGCATCTAACGGTGCAACTTTAAAAACGGAGCTTTAA
- a CDS encoding helix-turn-helix domain-containing protein — protein MKNKNIGSSFDDFLSEEGHLAQTEKNATKRVIAYQIEQLMKAQNISKAAMARKMHTSRSSVDRLLDPHVDSMTLHTLEAAAGVLGKKIHVELVG, from the coding sequence ATGAAAAATAAGAATATCGGTAGTAGCTTTGATGACTTTCTTAGTGAAGAAGGTCATCTTGCTCAAACGGAAAAAAATGCAACTAAAAGAGTAATTGCATATCAGATAGAACAACTAATGAAAGCTCAAAATATATCAAAGGCTGCTATGGCTAGAAAAATGCATACAAGTAGAAGCTCTGTAGATAGACTTTTGGATCCACATGTGGACTCTATGACTCTTCACACTTTAGAAGCTGCGGCTGGAGTGTTAGGTAAAAAAATACATGTTGAGTTAGTTGGATAA
- a CDS encoding type II toxin-antitoxin system RelE/ParE family toxin gives MENKIIDVNFYKTDSGNEPVREWLKSMDIEDRKVIGEDIKTAEFGWPVGMPLIKKIDSKYKLWEVRTNLNGNRIARVIFTIYKDCMILLHGFIKKSQKLPQKDKELAIERSKKFNKGDCDEK, from the coding sequence TTGGAAAATAAAATCATTGATGTCAACTTTTATAAGACCGACTCTGGTAATGAGCCTGTTAGAGAATGGTTGAAGTCAATGGATATTGAAGATAGAAAAGTTATTGGGGAGGATATAAAAACTGCTGAATTTGGTTGGCCAGTCGGTATGCCTCTTATAAAAAAAATTGATAGTAAATACAAACTGTGGGAAGTTAGAACTAATTTAAACGGAAACAGGATAGCCAGAGTAATATTTACAATATATAAAGATTGTATGATTTTGCTACACGGTTTTATTAAAAAAAGTCAAAAACTTCCACAAAAAGATAAAGAACTTGCTATTGAGAGAAGTAAGAAATTTAACAAAGGAGATTGTGATGAAAAATAA
- a CDS encoding Fic family protein — MTNSTKKWIWEHEDYPNFPYDKEKLAEKLKRVEYLRGLISGILAFANKKDIDELEIANLTNEIVNTSQIEGEHLRRESVRDSVAKAINQAYISSEDMSTRHTDNLVALMLDSHRNNESLSIERLHGWHNALFANNSGYEGIKKINIGQFRDYDDMKVVENAFSREGTKVKYVAPPHDLIEKDIDSLIKYCNESDDDPYIKSALAHLWFVSIHPYDDGNGRISRAIADFILSRDMKEAHKIYSMSTTIYTKRGAYYETLDMTTNLHKNRHFKFTRWIEWNLDILISALEKSHEDVMFIIKKTKFWDRCKTVKLSKEHGVFLSTFIDKLSQGNKNEFSNADYREITGTIPMTANRHIKKLLEHGCIKEIAGKGGRSTSYRLLFNTED; from the coding sequence ATGACAAATAGTACCAAAAAGTGGATATGGGAACATGAAGATTATCCAAACTTTCCATATGATAAAGAGAAACTAGCAGAGAAATTAAAACGAGTAGAATACCTTAGAGGTTTGATTTCCGGTATTCTTGCTTTTGCAAATAAAAAAGATATTGATGAACTTGAAATAGCCAATCTTACCAATGAGATAGTCAATACCTCTCAAATAGAAGGTGAACACCTACGCAGAGAATCTGTAAGAGACTCTGTAGCCAAAGCAATAAATCAAGCTTATATCTCGTCAGAAGATATGTCAACAAGACATACTGATAATCTCGTAGCTCTTATGCTAGATAGTCATAGAAATAACGAATCATTATCTATAGAGAGACTACATGGTTGGCATAATGCCTTGTTTGCAAACAATAGCGGTTATGAAGGTATTAAAAAAATAAATATCGGTCAATTTAGAGATTATGATGATATGAAAGTGGTTGAAAATGCATTTAGTAGAGAAGGAACAAAGGTAAAGTATGTTGCACCACCACATGATTTGATAGAAAAAGATATAGACTCTCTTATCAAGTATTGTAATGAGAGTGATGATGATCCGTATATTAAAAGCGCATTGGCGCATCTATGGTTTGTCTCTATCCACCCTTATGATGATGGAAATGGAAGAATCTCTAGGGCAATAGCAGATTTCATACTCTCTAGAGATATGAAAGAGGCGCATAAAATCTATTCTATGTCAACGACTATTTATACCAAACGTGGGGCGTATTATGAGACACTGGATATGACTACCAATCTGCATAAGAACAGACATTTTAAGTTTACGCGTTGGATAGAGTGGAATCTTGATATTTTGATAAGTGCTTTAGAAAAATCTCATGAAGATGTGATGTTTATTATCAAAAAGACAAAATTCTGGGATAGATGCAAAACAGTAAAACTAAGTAAAGAGCATGGTGTATTTCTTAGTACTTTTATTGACAAGCTCTCACAAGGAAATAAGAATGAATTCTCAAACGCTGACTATAGAGAGATTACAGGTACAATCCCAATGACAGCCAATAGACATATTAAAAAATTACTTGAACATGGTTGTATAAAAGAGATAGCAGGAAAAGGCGGACGTAGTACAAGCTACAGGCTTCTTTTTAATACGGAAGATTGA
- a CDS encoding fructosamine kinase family protein, with product MLIYKMSSIFIKHNHTQFEDSLLKEADGLKALSDALSPDAKVITPKIYEVDENSMHLEKIYSASPSKEQYLTLGKELAKMHKRVYEFYGYAEDNHIGLSLQKNILSKNWGEFFIIYRLNYQLSLIQDKAIQSRFQSILDANKKKLESFLNDTTKHPSLLHGDLWSGNVMFDNEYIYLIDPAAYYGDREVDIAMTEMFGGFDREFYDSYEKEYPKSKHYNTKKIIYNLYHYLNHYNLFGHGYLGGCEDGFELIKSL from the coding sequence ATGCTAATATATAAAATGTCAAGTATTTTTATAAAACACAACCACACACAATTTGAAGACAGCTTACTAAAAGAAGCAGATGGATTAAAAGCATTATCGGATGCTTTAAGCCCGGATGCTAAAGTGATTACCCCAAAAATATACGAAGTAGATGAAAACTCCATGCATCTGGAAAAAATATATTCTGCATCTCCTTCTAAAGAGCAGTACTTAACACTTGGTAAAGAACTTGCAAAGATGCACAAAAGAGTTTATGAGTTTTACGGTTACGCTGAAGATAACCACATAGGTTTAAGCCTTCAAAAAAATATTCTCTCAAAAAATTGGGGTGAATTTTTTATAATATACAGACTTAATTATCAACTCTCTTTAATTCAAGATAAAGCAATTCAAAGTAGATTTCAAAGCATCTTGGATGCAAATAAAAAAAAGTTGGAATCTTTTTTAAACGATACTACAAAGCATCCGAGTTTGTTACACGGCGATTTATGGAGCGGTAACGTGATGTTTGATAATGAGTATATATACCTTATAGATCCGGCTGCATACTACGGTGACAGGGAAGTAGATATAGCAATGACAGAAATGTTTGGCGGGTTTGATAGAGAGTTTTACGACTCTTACGAAAAAGAGTATCCAAAATCAAAACATTACAATACTAAAAAAATAATCTACAATCTATACCATTATCTAAACCATTACAACCTCTTTGGACATGGTTATTTAGGCGGATGTGAAGACGGGTTTGAGTTGATAAAGTCACTTTAG
- a CDS encoding diguanylate cyclase domain-containing protein, whose product MHKDKLSKKIVIALFLTITFVTFITLTTVYTLQEKHINEISIEEFEDVSNILMQTIKKDTQLFKGLNELLQKDENTISLVQEKNREWLFLYLFQTYQSFEEKYDITHFYIHNTDKTNLVRIHDREMYSDRIKRLTLDKASETLLTTSGIEFSMNHNFTLRVVSPFFDRGDLIGYIELGEEIDNITNQIADIHGLNIILTINKNIFSKKDYDIWRDDNLNNEKYTELNNFYIANSTLAKISLNKKLKNVLDSKKSVKNIRVYNDEIAYNVNSKPFYDFAGKEVGKLYVINNVTNDIQELRVVIFRTLSILIIIIIITVYFFYRYINKINSTIDKYMNKIEFNYKFEQYINHISKYLIYNTDIDIGINKALEELGITLGAHRAYLFKFKDNYKIMDNTHEWCAPGVNSELKNLHNEPTKDFQWWLQKCKDLKPIVVEDINNLPKEAQNEKQSLVEQNIRSLLVYPIAFEDKTIGFVGVDMVLHQQKWSKTHHSFVKITAKSIADMFERRLFENELQLSAKVFENSLDGIIITDADTNIIKTNDSFSKITGYSKNDLVGKKPSILKSNWHDKEFYENMWKELKDKSVWEGEIKDRRENGELYVSFLTIIMIQNSDGHITNYIGISRDITDLKKTEEHIRSLAFYDPLTSLPNRTLFYDRLEQSIQLCDRNKGKMALLFIDLDSFKATNDTHGHHMGDVLLQSVAKILTGCIRKSDTVSRLGGDEFTVILRKIHNKDDVTNIANKIITELSKTITINNISINIGCSIGAAIYPNDTQNAQELIKMADNAMYKAKTNGKNHLRFYE is encoded by the coding sequence ATGCATAAAGATAAACTCTCAAAAAAAATAGTAATAGCTCTCTTTCTTACAATAACTTTTGTTACCTTCATTACACTTACTACGGTATATACTCTACAGGAGAAACATATAAATGAAATCTCTATAGAAGAATTTGAAGATGTATCAAATATACTGATGCAGACAATAAAAAAAGACACTCAGTTATTTAAAGGGCTGAATGAACTTTTACAAAAAGATGAAAATACAATCTCTTTAGTTCAAGAAAAAAACAGAGAATGGCTTTTCTTGTACCTTTTCCAAACATATCAAAGTTTTGAAGAGAAGTATGATATTACACATTTTTATATACACAATACGGATAAAACCAACCTTGTAAGAATACATGACAGAGAGATGTATTCTGACAGGATAAAACGTTTGACACTCGACAAAGCATCCGAGACACTTTTAACAACTTCTGGTATTGAGTTTTCTATGAACCATAACTTTACTCTTCGTGTTGTATCTCCTTTTTTTGATAGAGGAGATTTAATAGGGTATATAGAACTCGGTGAAGAAATTGACAACATAACAAACCAAATAGCGGATATACACGGTTTAAACATCATACTTACTATAAACAAAAATATTTTTAGCAAAAAAGATTACGATATATGGAGAGATGATAATTTAAATAATGAAAAATATACAGAACTCAATAACTTCTATATTGCAAATTCAACACTTGCTAAAATATCATTAAATAAAAAACTAAAAAATGTACTTGACAGTAAAAAAAGTGTTAAAAATATCCGTGTTTATAACGATGAAATAGCTTATAACGTAAACTCTAAACCTTTTTATGATTTTGCCGGTAAAGAGGTCGGCAAACTATATGTTATAAATAATGTAACAAATGATATACAAGAGTTACGCGTAGTTATATTTCGTACACTCTCTATACTTATCATCATTATAATAATCACTGTTTACTTCTTCTACAGATATATAAATAAAATTAACTCTACAATTGATAAATACATGAATAAAATAGAGTTTAACTATAAATTTGAACAATATATAAATCATATATCTAAATATCTAATATACAACACCGATATCGATATAGGAATCAATAAAGCTCTTGAAGAACTTGGAATAACATTAGGAGCACATCGCGCATATCTTTTTAAGTTTAAAGATAACTATAAAATTATGGACAATACCCATGAATGGTGTGCTCCTGGAGTAAATTCAGAACTAAAAAACTTACATAACGAACCGACAAAAGATTTTCAGTGGTGGCTTCAAAAATGTAAGGATTTAAAACCAATAGTCGTTGAAGACATTAATAACCTTCCAAAAGAGGCACAAAACGAAAAACAATCACTGGTTGAACAAAATATTCGTTCCCTACTTGTATATCCTATTGCTTTTGAAGATAAAACAATAGGTTTTGTAGGGGTTGACATGGTATTGCATCAGCAGAAATGGAGCAAAACACACCATTCTTTTGTAAAAATAACAGCTAAATCTATCGCCGATATGTTTGAGAGAAGACTATTTGAAAATGAATTACAACTATCTGCCAAAGTATTTGAAAACAGTTTAGACGGAATTATCATTACGGATGCAGATACAAATATTATTAAAACAAACGACTCTTTTTCAAAAATAACAGGTTACTCTAAAAATGACTTAGTAGGTAAAAAACCATCGATTTTAAAGTCCAATTGGCATGATAAAGAGTTTTATGAAAATATGTGGAAAGAACTAAAAGACAAGTCTGTCTGGGAAGGAGAGATAAAAGACCGCAGAGAAAACGGTGAATTGTATGTGAGTTTCTTGACTATAATTATGATTCAAAACAGTGACGGACATATTACAAACTACATTGGAATAAGCAGAGATATAACAGATTTGAAAAAAACTGAAGAACATATAAGATCTTTAGCTTTTTATGATCCTTTGACAAGCCTTCCAAACAGGACTTTATTTTATGACCGTTTAGAACAAAGTATTCAACTATGTGATAGAAATAAAGGAAAAATGGCACTTCTTTTTATCGACCTTGATAGTTTTAAAGCTACAAATGACACTCACGGACACCACATGGGAGACGTACTTCTTCAGAGTGTTGCAAAAATACTTACCGGATGCATAAGAAAAAGTGACACGGTTAGCAGGTTAGGTGGAGATGAATTCACTGTTATTTTAAGAAAGATACATAATAAAGACGATGTGACAAATATTGCAAATAAAATAATAACAGAGTTGTCAAAAACTATAACGATAAACAATATCTCTATAAATATAGGCTGTAGTATAGGTGCTGCAATATACCCCAATGATACACAAAATGCTCAAGAGCTTATTAAAATGGCTGACAATGCAATGTATAAAGCCAAAACAAATGGAAAAAACCATCTAAGGTTTTATGAATAA